One segment of Synchiropus splendidus isolate RoL2022-P1 chromosome 4, RoL_Sspl_1.0, whole genome shotgun sequence DNA contains the following:
- the gnai1 gene encoding guanine nucleotide-binding protein G(i) subunit alpha-1, translating to MGCTLSTEDKAAVERSKMIDRNLRDDGEKAAREVKLLLLGAGESGKSTIVKQMKIIHEAGYSEEECKQYKAVVYSNTIQSIIAIIRAMGRLKIDFGDAARADDARQLFVLAGSAEEGFMTAELAGVIKRLWKDGGVQACFSRSREYQLNDSAAYYLNDLDRISQTTYIPTQQDVLRTRVKTTGIVETHFTFKDLHFKMFDVGGQRSERKKWIHCFEGVTAIIFCVALSDYDLVLAEDEEMNRMHESMKLFDSICNNKWFTDTSIILFLNKKDLFEEKIRKSPLTICYPEYAGSNTYEEAAAYIQCQFEDLNKRKDTKEIYTHFTCATDTKNVQFVFDAVTDVIIKNNLKDCGLF from the exons ATGGGATGCACGCTGAGCACCGAGGACAAGGCGGCGGTGGAGCGCAGCAAGATGATCGACCGGAACCTGCGGGACGACGGGGAGAAGGCGGCGCGGGAggtcaagctgctgctgctcg GTGCTGGTGAATCAGGGAAGAGCACCATCGTCAAGCAGATGAA AATCATCCATGAGGCGGGCTACTCCGAGGAGGAGTGCAAGCAGTACAAGGCCGTGGTCTACAGCAACACCATCCAGTccatcatcgccatcatcaGAGCCATGGGCCGCCTCAAGATCGACTTCGGCGACGCGGCCCGAGCG GACGACGCCCGGCAGCTCTTCGTGCTGGCCGGCTCGGCGGAGGAAGGCTTCATGACGGCGGAGCTGGCAGGCGTCATCAAGCGCCTGTGGAAGGACGGCGGAGTCCAAGCCTGCTTCAGCCGATCCCGCGAGTATCAGCTCAACGACTCTGCGGCATA cTACTTGAACGATCTGGACCGGATTTCCCAGACCACCTACATCCCCACGCAGCAGGACGTCCTGAGGACCCGGGTGAAAACCACTGGCATCGTTGAGACTCATTTCACCTTCAAGGACCTGCACTTCAA GATGTTCGATGTGGGCGGTCAGCGGTCGGAGAGGAAGAAGTGGATCCACTGCTTCGAGGGCGTGACGGCCATCATCTTCTGCGTGGCCCTGAGCGACTACGACCTGGTGCTGGCTGAGGACGAGGAGATG AACCGTATGCACGAGAGCATGAAGCTGTTCGACAGCATCTGCAACAACAAGTGGTTCACCGAcacctccatcatcctcttcctcaacaAGAAGGATCTGTTCGAGGAGAAGATCAGGAAGAGTCCGCTCACCATCTGCTACCCGGAGTACGCCG GCTCCAACACGTACGAGGAAGCCGCCGCCTACATCCAGTGTCAGTTCGAGGACCTGAACAAGAGGAAGGACACCAAGGAGATCTACACCCACTTCACCTGCGCCACCGACACCAAGAACGTGCAGTTTGTGTTCGACGCTGTCACCGACGTCATCATCAAGAACAACCTGAAAGACTGCGGGCTCTTCTGA
- the cd36 gene encoding platelet glycoprotein 4, translating into MGCCNRTCGLIALAAVGAVVAVVGALLIPLGNWVIESTVVKESVIEPGTTAYDNWVSTGAAVYRQFWFFDVQNAADVVKNGSAPEVVQRGPYTYKTRFLPKEDITRNSNFTISFVLPPGAIFEPSMSVGPEEDNITSLNLVVAGAYGTLPHFLVEILINASKASLFHRRTVKELLWGYYDPILRGTVGLFVTNNDTVDELYNVFTGKDDISKVAMIDRWRGERNLTFWDDPYCDMINGTDGSSFAPFVDKNVPLYFFSSDICRSVSASFKESLDLRGIQVYRYSLLESTLASPNVNPDNACFCKDQLTTKNCTLAGVLDIRTCQNGKPVYISLPHFLYGSKSLQDNIVGLNPVEEEHFTYLDVEPTTGFTLRFAKRIQVNMMYGPSKVIKILKKVKNYTIVPLVWLNETAELDEPTAQMFKTELFSRIELLDVIQKTLIGVGVAMFGVSLIMLLICRRRLRGHKLA; encoded by the exons ATGGGCTGCTGCAACCGAACCTGTGGACTGATCGCACTGGCCGCCGTCGGCGCCGTGGTGGCCGTCGTCGGAGCCCTCCTGATTCCGCTGGGGAACTGGGTCATCGAGAGCACGGTGGTGAAG GAATCCGTGATCGAGCCCGGGACGACGGCGTATGACAACTGGGTGTCCACAGGGGCGGCGGTCTACCGACAGTTCTGGTTCTTTGACGTGCAAAATGCCGCTGACGTGGTGAAGAACGGCTCGGCCCCAGAGGTGGTGCAGCGGGGACCCTACACGTACAA GACCAGGTTCCTCCCGAAGGAAGACATCACCAGGAACTCCAACTTCACCATCAGCTTCGTGCTGCCGCCGGGCGCCATCTTCGAACCCTCCATGTCCGTGGGGCCGGAGGAGGACAACATCACGTCCCTGAACCTGGTGGTGGCT GGGGCATACGGCACTCTTCCACACTTCTTGGTGGAGATTCTGATCAACGCCAGCAAGGCCTCCTTGTTCCACCGGCGGACAGTGAAGGAGCTGCTGTGGGGTTACTACGACCCGATTCTGCGAGGAACGGTGGGCCTCTTCGTGACG AACAACGACACGGTTGACGAACTCTACAACGTCTTCACCGGGAAGGACGACATCTCCAAAGTGGCGATGATCGACCGATGGAGAGGCGAGCG GAACCTGACCTTCTGGGACGACCCGTACTGCGACATGATCAACGGGACAG ATGGCTCCTCCTTCGCTCCATTCGTGGACAAGAACGTGCCCCTCTACTTCTTCTCCTCGGACATCTGCAG GTCTGTGTCCGCCAGCTTCAAGGAGAGTCTGGATCTGAGGGGGATCCAAGTGTATCGATACAGCCTCCTGGAGTCGACCCTGGCGTCCCCCAACGTCAACCCAGACAACGCATGCTTCTGCAAAGACCAGCTGACCACCAAGAACTGCACCCTGGCTGGAGTCCTGGACATCCGCACCTGCCAAAATG GGAAGCCCGTCTACATCTCCCTGCCACACTTCCTGTACGGGAGCAAGTCCCTGCAGGACAACATCGTCGGCTTGAATCCAGTCGAGGAGGAGCACTTCACCTACCTGGACGTGGAGCCT ACCACCGGCTTCACCCTGAGGTTCGCCAAGAGGATCCAGGTCAACATGATGTACGGCCCGTCCAAGGTCATCAA GATTCTGAAGAAGGTCAAGAACTACACCATCGTCCCTCTGGTCTGGCTGAACGAG ACAGCCGAGCTGGACGAGCCGACGGCCCAGATGTTCAAGACGGAGCTCTTCTCCAGGATCGAGCTGCTGGACGTGATCCAGAAGACGCTGATCGGGGTGGGAGTGGCCATGTTCGGCGTCTCGCTCATCATGCTGTTGATCTGCCGGAGGCGACTCCGAGGCCATAAGTTAGCCTGA